The following proteins come from a genomic window of Clupea harengus chromosome 22, Ch_v2.0.2, whole genome shotgun sequence:
- the LOC105889411 gene encoding C2 calcium-dependent domain-containing protein 4C: MRNLLFFPVWTKHNFCFTVSEALNPMWLLEKIRGSVESHAGRQSQSTERQDKSAAPYSNVLTPDKIPVFFIPPKLVCCPPEVETPEVQPRNAGLRPSASEQVICSKTPKGSPRSPRLLNRLTGDTKNLLKAANRHIIQVESADELASTDGGDLTTNADPHSQTAMSLPYVPKAQTSYGFTTLMESPHTRRKESLFHSDPTSPLTSPNMQRRSAGQGTHLDPSDCGGAGGHGHNPYRYFSGGESDTCSSADSSPFNSPLLSRSASLLKMFTQDATAKVARAKRSFARHSSLSTDECSSVETSPNVPRRFRCPPSPAFGVRKAGGGPSERTTQHTVNLHKGGTLRLCTDYDIEAARLRVRLLAAEDLYDQHVDVKSINCCVTLYLHPGKLQKQRSTIIKNSRNPVFNEDFFFDALPVSQVKSLAIKMKVVNKGTSLKRDVLLGERAVPLRELLAGL, translated from the exons ATGCGAAATCTGTTGTTTTTTCCTGTTTGGACCAAACACAATTTCTGCTTTACA GTCTCCGAGGCTCTGAACCCCATGTGGCTCCTGGAGAAGATCCGTGGCTCAGTCGAGAGTCACGCGGGGAGGCAATCGCAGTCCACCGAGCGCCAGGACAAGTCGGCGGCACCATATAGCAACGTGCTGACGCCTGACAAGATCCCAGTCTTCTTTATCCCGCCCAAGCTGGTGTGCTGCCCACCCGAGGTGGAGACCCCCGAGGTGCAGCCTCGCAACGCTGGGCTGCGACCCTCCGCCTCAGAACAGGTAATCTGCAGCAAGACGCCCAAGGGTAGCCCACGGAGCCCGCGCCTCCTCAACCGGCTCACCGGAGACACCAAGAACCTCCTGAAGGCGGCCAACCGCCACATCATCCAGGTGGAGAGTGCAGATGAGCTGGCATCCACCGATGGCGGGGACCTCACTACCAACGCGGACCCCCACTCCCAGACAGCCATGTCGCTGCCCTATGTCCCCAAGGCGCAGACGTCATACGGCTTCACCACGCTGATGGAGAGCCCACACACCCGCCGCAAGGAGTCGCTCTTCCACAGCGACCCCACCAGCCCGCTCACATCGCCCAACATGCAGCGTCGCTCGGCGGGGCAGGGCACGCACCTTGACCCTAGTGACTGTGGGGGGGCAGGCGGCCACGGCCACAACCCATACCGGTACTTCAGCGGGGGTGAGAGCGACACATGCTCATCTGCCGACTCGTCGCCATTCAACTCTCCGCTGCTGTCACGTTCTGCCTCGCTGCTCAAGATGTTCACACAGGATGCCACGGCCAAGGTGGCGCGTGCCAAGCGCTCCTTTGCCCGCCACAGCTCGCTCTCCACCGACGAGTGTAGCTCTGTGGAGACCAGCCCCAATGTGCCGCGACGCTTTCGGTGCCCACCCTCGCCGGCCTTTGGCGTCCGCAAAGCCGGCGGCGGGCCTTCAGAGAGGACGACGCAGCACACCGTCAACCTGCACAAGGGCGGCACCCTGCGGCTCTGCACGGACTACGACATCGAGGCAGCACGGCTGCGGGTTCGCCTGCTGGCTGCCGAAGACCTGTATGACCAGCACGTGGACGTGAAGAGCATAAACTGCTGCGTGACGCTGTACCTGCACCCCGGAAAGCTCCAGAAGCAGCGCAGTACCATCATCAAGAACAGCCGCAACCCTGTCTTCAATGAGGACTTCTTCTTCGATGCGCTGCCCGTCAGCCAGGTGAAAAGCCTAGCCATCAAGATGAAGGTGGTCAACAAGGGCACCAGCCTCAAGAGGGACGTTCTGCTGGGGGAACGTGCGGTTCCACTCAGGGAGCTGCTGGCAGGACTCTAG